Proteins from a single region of Desulfolutivibrio sulfoxidireducens:
- a CDS encoding nickel-dependent hydrogenase large subunit, which produces MARTILPFGPQHPVLPEPLHLKLVVEDEIVLEAVPALGYVHRGLEKLCDIKDINQMIQVVERVCGICSCLHAVCYCQAIEALLGLDAPPRAKYLRVIWGELHRMHSHLLWLGLFADSFGFESLFMQFWKVRERIMDIMEATCGNRVVVSVNVIGGVRRDLSPEQCSWILEQLAMAEKDIKRLSSTILTDYTVCRRTKGKGVLTGEKALQLGAAGPTLRGSGVAQDARQENYAAYGGLEFAPVTEPDGDSYSRSAVRFRETLQSIDLVRQAIARMPAGDIAVPVKGGKPQGEVTMRVEQPRGELFYYIKADGTKNLDRLRIRTPTFANIPPLLAMLPGIELADVPVVVLSIDPCISCTER; this is translated from the coding sequence ATGGCCCGCACCATATTGCCCTTCGGTCCCCAGCATCCGGTCCTGCCCGAGCCGCTGCACTTAAAGCTCGTGGTCGAGGACGAAATCGTCCTGGAGGCCGTGCCCGCCCTGGGCTACGTCCACCGGGGCCTGGAAAAGCTGTGCGACATCAAAGACATAAACCAGATGATCCAGGTGGTGGAGCGGGTGTGCGGCATCTGTTCCTGCCTGCACGCCGTGTGCTACTGCCAGGCCATCGAGGCCCTTTTGGGCCTGGACGCGCCGCCTAGGGCCAAGTACCTGCGGGTCATCTGGGGCGAGCTGCACCGCATGCACAGCCATCTCTTGTGGCTTGGGCTGTTTGCGGACTCCTTCGGCTTCGAGAGCCTTTTTATGCAGTTCTGGAAGGTGCGCGAACGGATCATGGACATCATGGAGGCCACCTGCGGCAACCGGGTGGTGGTCTCGGTGAACGTGATCGGCGGGGTGCGCCGCGACCTGTCCCCGGAACAGTGCTCCTGGATCCTCGAACAACTGGCCATGGCCGAAAAGGACATCAAGCGGCTTTCGTCCACGATCTTGACCGACTACACGGTGTGTCGCCGGACCAAGGGCAAGGGCGTGCTCACGGGCGAAAAGGCCCTGCAACTCGGCGCGGCCGGACCGACGCTTCGCGGCAGCGGCGTGGCCCAGGACGCCCGCCAGGAGAATTATGCGGCCTACGGCGGTTTGGAGTTCGCGCCGGTGACCGAGCCCGACGGCGATTCCTACTCCCGAAGCGCGGTGCGCTTCCGGGAGACCCTGCAATCCATCGACCTGGTGCGCCAGGCCATCGCGCGCATGCCCGCCGGGGATATCGCGGTCCCGGTCAAGGGCGGCAAGCCCCAGGGCGAGGTCACCATGCGCGTGGAGCAGCCGCGCGGCGAGCTTTTCTACTACATCAAGGCCGACGGCACGAAGAACCTGGACAGGCTTCGCATCCGCACCCCGACCTTCGCCAACATCCCGCCGCTTCTGGCCATGTTGCCGGGCATCGAGCTGGCCGACGTGCCGGTGGTGGTGCTGTCCATCGACCCGTGCATCAGTTGCACCGAACGCTAA
- a CDS encoding NADH-quinone oxidoreductase subunit C, producing MKDILDMDAQTITAEGLNALAKEKFDAGYRLLTLSCVDLGEAGFDILYHFDKNLHLENYRLTVPRGQTVPSISGVYFCALLVENEIRDQFGVCFDGIVLDFGGTLFLEAEVRTTPLCKFSVAQTKPSEG from the coding sequence ATGAAGGACATCCTCGATATGGACGCCCAGACCATCACCGCCGAGGGGCTCAACGCCCTGGCCAAGGAAAAATTCGACGCCGGATACCGCCTTTTGACCTTAAGCTGTGTGGATCTGGGCGAGGCCGGCTTCGACATCCTGTATCACTTCGACAAGAATCTGCATCTCGAGAACTACCGGCTGACCGTGCCGCGCGGCCAGACCGTGCCGAGCATCTCCGGGGTCTATTTCTGCGCCCTGTTGGTGGAAAACGAGATCCGCGACCAGTTCGGGGTGTGCTTCGACGGCATCGTCCTGGACTTCGGCGGCACCCTGTTCCTGGAGGCCGAGGTGCGCACCACCCCTCTGTGCAAGTTCAGCGTCGCCCAAACAAAACCCAGCGAGGGATAG
- a CDS encoding NADH-quinone oxidoreductase subunit B family protein has product MLTDLINKGRLKSPWIMHFDCGSCNGCDIEVLACLTPLYDIERFGIVNVGNPKHADVLLVTGTVNHRNKHVLKNLYDQMPTPKAVIAIGACGLSGGIFREAYNVVGGVDKVIPVDVYVPGCPSRPEAIIDGVVKALEVVKAKLGLTA; this is encoded by the coding sequence ATGCTCACCGACCTGATCAACAAGGGACGCCTCAAATCGCCGTGGATCATGCACTTCGACTGCGGCAGTTGCAACGGCTGCGACATCGAGGTTCTGGCCTGCCTGACCCCGCTCTACGACATCGAACGCTTCGGCATCGTCAACGTGGGCAACCCCAAGCACGCCGACGTGCTCCTGGTCACCGGCACGGTGAACCACCGCAACAAGCATGTCTTAAAAAACCTCTACGACCAGATGCCCACTCCCAAGGCGGTCATCGCCATCGGGGCCTGCGGCCTTTCGGGCGGGATTTTCCGCGAGGCCTACAACGTGGTCGGCGGCGTGGACAAGGTCATCCCCGTGGACGTGTACGTGCCCGGGTGTCCCTCCAGGCCCGAGGCCATCATCGACGGCGTGGTCAAGGCCCTGGAGGTGGTCAAGGCCAAACTGGGGCTTACGGCCTAG
- a CDS encoding respiratory chain complex I subunit 1 family protein: MGKIILALVAVILAPLAGGLLAGVDRRVTAWLQSRYGPPVLQPFYDVLKLLGKQKMVVNPWQALSAYVYVAAAATSVFLFFAQGDLLLIFFVLTIGAVFLVAGAMAAPSPYSQIGAQRELLQMLVYEPLLVLVIVSMAMVTGSFKITAILDHPTPLLHDLPLMFIVLGYVLTIKLRKSPFDIAASQHAHQEIVRGVLTEYSGPYLAMIEIAHWFEVVLVLGICSLFYATSAVGVVVLLAATYFLEILIDNVMARMTWRWMLRSVLTVGFVLSVVNILWLYVA; the protein is encoded by the coding sequence ATCGGCAAGATCATCCTGGCCCTTGTCGCCGTGATCCTGGCCCCCCTGGCCGGGGGGCTTCTGGCCGGCGTGGACCGGCGCGTCACCGCCTGGCTACAGTCCCGCTACGGTCCGCCCGTGCTGCAGCCCTTCTACGACGTCCTGAAACTGCTCGGGAAGCAGAAGATGGTGGTCAATCCCTGGCAGGCCCTGTCGGCCTACGTCTATGTGGCCGCCGCCGCCACCTCGGTGTTCCTGTTCTTTGCGCAGGGCGACCTGCTGCTCATCTTCTTCGTCCTGACCATCGGCGCGGTGTTCCTGGTGGCCGGGGCCATGGCCGCGCCCTCGCCCTACAGCCAGATCGGGGCCCAGCGCGAGCTGCTCCAGATGCTGGTCTACGAGCCCCTTCTGGTCCTGGTCATCGTGTCCATGGCCATGGTCACGGGCAGCTTCAAAATCACCGCCATCCTGGACCATCCCACGCCGCTTCTGCACGACCTGCCGTTGATGTTCATCGTCCTGGGCTATGTTTTGACCATCAAGCTGCGCAAGTCCCCCTTCGACATCGCGGCCAGCCAGCACGCCCACCAGGAGATCGTGCGCGGGGTGCTCACGGAATATTCCGGCCCGTACCTGGCCATGATCGAGATCGCCCACTGGTTCGAGGTGGTCCTGGTGCTCGGCATCTGCTCGCTTTTTTACGCCACCAGCGCCGTGGGCGTGGTCGTCCTTTTGGCGGCCACCTATTTTCTGGAGATTCTCATCGACAACGTCATGGCCCGCATGACTTGGCGCTGGATGCTGCGCTCGGTCCTGACCGTGGGATTTGTCCTGTCGGTGGTCAACATCCTGTGGCTGTACGTGGCCTAA
- a CDS encoding NADH-quinone oxidoreductase subunit L: MRDTLVFATVLLPFFAAVLAFLARGDAPRKLIMIGTAAALILASACLLGQGPFTHDVSPVFEGLVVLGDFALLCIILVVGWRLRNQVVIWLTLAQIAGLAFLDFFLTGHASPGPAFYVDDLSLVMVAIVSMVGSLIGIYALGYMREHEDHPHLAKSRQPRFFFFLILFLGAMNGLVLSNSLSWMYFFWEITTFCSFILIGHDGTPVARKNAERALWMNVIGGAAFVLGLILLQKATGTLSLQALLAKAPEISTGGILLAPLFLLVFAGFTKAAQPPFQSWLTGAMVAPTPVSALLHSSTMVKAGVYLIIRLAPLFAGTYLSALVALFGGFCFLATAAMAVGQSNGKKILAYSTISNLALIIACAGINTPAAITAAILLIIFHAVSKALLFLCVGTIEQTIGSRDIEDMRGLFRIMPHTAVITAVGVMTMMLPPFGMLLAKWMAIESAHSQFLVAAMLALGSALTVLFWARWAGMLFSAPFGPATPEIKPASVRLPLIVLAFAAVLLSLAAPLLNSALARPMTALYAAAGAYTGSLGGLENQVGLFPIYPLFLILGVGFVLALRAARRVGPAQISAPYMCGAGCDVDGRPGFTGPMNQPVAALTGNSYLPRIFGEDMLGRWANVVALVLVALMLGGVLW, from the coding sequence ATGCGCGACACCCTGGTTTTCGCAACGGTCCTTTTGCCCTTTTTCGCCGCCGTCCTGGCCTTTCTGGCCCGGGGAGACGCGCCGCGCAAGCTGATCATGATCGGCACGGCGGCCGCCCTGATTCTGGCCTCGGCCTGTCTGCTCGGCCAGGGCCCCTTCACCCACGACGTCTCCCCGGTCTTCGAGGGGCTGGTGGTTCTCGGCGACTTCGCGCTGCTTTGCATCATCCTGGTCGTCGGCTGGCGCCTGAGAAACCAGGTGGTCATCTGGCTGACCCTGGCCCAGATCGCCGGACTGGCCTTCCTGGATTTTTTTCTGACCGGCCACGCCTCTCCCGGACCGGCCTTTTACGTGGATGACCTGAGCCTGGTCATGGTGGCCATCGTCTCCATGGTCGGCTCGCTCATCGGCATCTACGCCCTGGGTTACATGCGCGAACACGAGGACCACCCGCATCTGGCGAAGTCCCGGCAGCCCCGGTTCTTTTTCTTCCTGATCCTGTTTCTGGGGGCCATGAACGGCCTGGTCCTGTCCAACAGCCTGTCCTGGATGTATTTTTTCTGGGAGATCACCACGTTCTGCTCGTTCATACTCATTGGCCACGACGGCACGCCCGTCGCCCGCAAAAACGCCGAACGCGCCCTGTGGATGAATGTGATCGGCGGCGCGGCCTTCGTCCTCGGCCTGATCCTGCTCCAAAAGGCCACCGGGACCCTGTCCCTGCAGGCCCTTCTGGCCAAGGCCCCGGAGATCTCCACCGGCGGCATCCTTTTGGCCCCGCTTTTCCTTTTGGTCTTCGCGGGATTCACCAAGGCCGCCCAGCCCCCCTTTCAGAGTTGGCTCACCGGGGCCATGGTCGCGCCCACCCCGGTCTCGGCCCTTCTGCACTCCTCCACCATGGTCAAGGCCGGGGTCTATCTGATCATCCGTCTGGCCCCGCTTTTCGCCGGCACCTACCTGTCCGCGCTGGTGGCCCTTTTCGGCGGCTTCTGCTTCCTGGCCACGGCGGCCATGGCCGTCGGGCAGTCCAACGGCAAAAAGATCCTGGCCTATTCCACCATCTCCAACCTGGCCCTGATCATCGCCTGCGCCGGCATCAACACCCCGGCGGCCATCACCGCCGCCATCCTGCTCATCATCTTCCACGCCGTGTCCAAGGCCCTGTTGTTTCTGTGCGTGGGGACCATCGAACAGACCATCGGCAGCCGGGACATCGAGGACATGCGCGGCCTGTTCCGGATCATGCCGCACACGGCGGTGATCACCGCCGTCGGCGTCATGACCATGATGCTGCCGCCTTTCGGCATGCTTTTGGCCAAGTGGATGGCCATCGAATCGGCCCATTCCCAGTTCCTGGTGGCGGCCATGCTGGCCCTGGGCAGCGCCCTGACCGTGCTTTTCTGGGCCAGATGGGCGGGCATGCTCTTTTCCGCGCCATTCGGCCCGGCCACGCCCGAAATCAAGCCCGCCTCGGTGCGCCTGCCCCTGATCGTCCTGGCCTTCGCCGCCGTGCTTTTAAGCCTGGCCGCGCCCCTGCTCAACAGCGCCCTGGCCCGGCCCATGACCGCCCTGTACGCCGCGGCCGGGGCCTATACCGGCAGCCTCGGCGGCCTTGAAAACCAGGTCGGCCTGTTCCCCATCTATCCCCTGTTCCTGATCCTGGGCGTCGGATTCGTCCTGGCCCTGCGGGCCGCCCGGCGGGTGGGACCCGCCCAGATCTCGGCCCCCTACATGTGCGGCGCGGGGTGCGACGTGGACGGCCGGCCGGGATTCACCGGCCCCATGAACCAGCCCGTGGCCGCGCTGACCGGGAACTCCTACCTGCCCCGGATCTTCGGCGAGGACATGCTCGGCCGGTGGGCCAACGTGGTGGCCCTGGTCCTGGTGGCCCTTATGCTCGGAGGTGTGCTGTGGTAA
- the groES gene encoding co-chaperone GroES, whose translation MKLKPLGDRVLVKRLEEETVTKGGIIIPDTAKEKPMKGEIVAVGDGKLGEDGKRVKPNVKAGEMVLFNKYAGTEVKVEDVEYLIMREDDILCIIEK comes from the coding sequence ATGAAGCTCAAACCGCTTGGCGATCGTGTTTTGGTGAAGCGTCTCGAAGAAGAGACGGTGACCAAGGGCGGCATCATCATTCCGGACACGGCCAAGGAAAAGCCCATGAAGGGCGAGATCGTGGCGGTCGGTGACGGCAAACTCGGCGAGGACGGCAAGAGGGTCAAGCCCAATGTCAAGGCGGGCGAGATGGTGCTTTTCAACAAGTACGCCGGGACCGAGGTCAAGGTCGAGGACGTGGAATATCTGATCATGCGCGAGGACGACATCCTCTGCATCATCGAGAAATAA
- the groL gene encoding chaperonin GroEL (60 kDa chaperone family; promotes refolding of misfolded polypeptides especially under stressful conditions; forms two stacked rings of heptamers to form a barrel-shaped 14mer; ends can be capped by GroES; misfolded proteins enter the barrel where they are refolded when GroES binds), protein MAKEILFDARARERLKKGVDKLANAVKVTLGPKGRNVVIEKSFGSPIITKDGVTVAKEIDLEDKFENMGAQMVKEVASKTSDVAGDGTTTATILAQAIYSEGVKLVAAGRNPMAIKRGIDKAVEAIVGDLETLAKPTRDQKEIAQVGTISANSDATIGNIIAEAMNKVGKEGVITVEEAKGLETTLEVVEGMQFDRGYLSPYFVTDPEKMVCELDEPLILINEKKISSMKDLLPVLEQVAKMSKPLLIVAEDVEGEALATLVVNKLRGTLQVVAVKAPGFGERRKAMLEDIAVLTGGQCVSEDLGLKLENMTLQSLGKAKRLIVDKENTTIVDGSGDPEKIKARVKQIRAQIDETTSSYDREKLQERLAKIVGGVAVINVGAATETEMKEKKARVEDALNATRAAVEEGIVPGGGVALVRCDKSLGKLKSADDDEQAGIQIVRRAIEEPLRQIAQNAGFEGSIVVAKVKDSKEGMGFNAATGEYEDLIKAGVVDPKKVTRIALQNASSVASLLLTTEAAVAEKPEPKKDMPPMPGGGGMGGMGGMY, encoded by the coding sequence ATGGCCAAGGAAATTCTTTTTGACGCCAGGGCCCGCGAACGCCTGAAAAAGGGCGTGGACAAGCTGGCCAACGCCGTGAAGGTCACCCTGGGCCCCAAGGGCCGCAACGTGGTCATCGAGAAGTCGTTCGGTTCCCCGATCATCACCAAGGACGGCGTGACCGTGGCCAAGGAGATCGATCTCGAGGACAAGTTCGAGAACATGGGCGCCCAGATGGTCAAGGAAGTGGCCTCCAAGACCTCGGACGTGGCCGGCGACGGCACCACCACGGCCACCATCCTGGCCCAGGCCATCTATTCCGAGGGCGTCAAGCTGGTTGCCGCCGGGCGCAATCCCATGGCCATCAAGCGCGGCATCGACAAGGCCGTGGAGGCCATCGTGGGCGATCTCGAGACCCTGGCCAAGCCCACCCGCGACCAGAAGGAAATCGCCCAGGTCGGCACCATTTCCGCCAACTCCGACGCCACCATCGGCAATATCATCGCCGAGGCCATGAACAAGGTCGGCAAGGAAGGGGTCATCACCGTCGAGGAGGCCAAGGGCCTGGAGACCACCCTGGAAGTCGTGGAAGGCATGCAGTTCGACCGCGGCTATCTGTCCCCCTATTTCGTCACCGATCCCGAGAAGATGGTCTGCGAGCTCGACGAGCCCCTGATCCTGATCAACGAGAAGAAGATTTCCTCCATGAAGGACCTGCTGCCGGTGCTGGAGCAGGTGGCCAAGATGAGCAAGCCCCTTCTGATCGTGGCCGAGGATGTGGAAGGCGAGGCGTTGGCCACGCTCGTGGTCAACAAGCTGCGCGGCACGTTGCAGGTCGTGGCGGTCAAGGCCCCTGGCTTTGGCGAGCGCCGCAAGGCCATGCTCGAGGACATCGCGGTCCTGACCGGCGGGCAGTGCGTGTCCGAGGATCTGGGACTCAAGCTCGAGAACATGACCCTGCAGAGCCTGGGCAAGGCCAAGCGCCTGATCGTGGACAAGGAGAACACCACCATTGTCGACGGTTCCGGGGATCCCGAGAAGATCAAGGCCCGGGTCAAGCAGATCCGCGCCCAGATCGACGAGACCACCTCCAGCTACGACAGGGAAAAGCTTCAGGAGCGTCTGGCCAAGATCGTGGGCGGCGTGGCCGTCATCAATGTCGGCGCGGCCACCGAGACCGAGATGAAAGAGAAGAAGGCCCGGGTGGAAGACGCGCTGAACGCCACCCGCGCGGCCGTGGAAGAGGGCATCGTGCCCGGCGGCGGCGTGGCCCTGGTGCGTTGCGACAAGAGCCTGGGCAAGCTCAAGTCCGCCGACGACGACGAGCAGGCGGGCATCCAGATCGTGCGCCGGGCCATCGAAGAGCCCCTGCGCCAGATCGCCCAGAACGCCGGATTCGAAGGCTCCATCGTGGTGGCCAAGGTCAAGGACAGCAAGGAAGGCATGGGATTCAACGCCGCCACCGGCGAGTACGAGGACCTGATCAAGGCCGGCGTGGTCGATCCCAAGAAGGTCACCCGCATCGCCCTGCAGAACGCCTCGTCCGTGGCCTCCCTGCTTCTGACCACCGAGGCCGCCGTGGCCGAGAAGCCCGAGCCCAAGAAGGACATGCCCCCGATGCCGGGCGGCGGCGGCATGGGCGGCATGGGCGGGATGTACTAG
- a CDS encoding polymorphic toxin type 44 domain-containing protein — protein MADDDDGILARMRREKEAEGTTSLEIATFSAVQNKVLRMKHDFFYKYLEVDVRNDPLSTKIQVPDAPPGVHIDANIKKARESFNPFWFIEMVRKGGPWDYKKIDPKYENFGNFNYGATAMAFGFQEKWALQAAGIVHVLTNTARKDWEAGKFKKSILDFGVSFQGPPYGDDPSDQRMIKAGFRYYKEIYRNRYPESGMTKDDVLRIAEGVFTGRHAGSEAIAKWILDVLE, from the coding sequence ATGGCGGACGATGATGACGGCATCCTTGCGAGGATGCGCCGCGAAAAAGAGGCGGAAGGTACGACGTCCTTGGAAATAGCCACTTTCTCCGCGGTGCAGAATAAAGTTCTGCGCATGAAGCATGATTTTTTTTATAAATATTTAGAGGTGGATGTACGTAACGATCCCCTCTCTACGAAAATTCAAGTTCCTGACGCGCCGCCTGGCGTTCACATCGACGCGAATATCAAAAAGGCGCGTGAAAGTTTCAATCCCTTCTGGTTTATCGAGATGGTCAGGAAAGGTGGCCCCTGGGACTATAAAAAAATTGACCCCAAATATGAAAACTTCGGGAATTTCAATTACGGGGCCACGGCCATGGCCTTCGGATTCCAGGAGAAGTGGGCGCTTCAGGCGGCTGGGATTGTGCATGTTTTGACAAATACCGCGCGAAAGGATTGGGAGGCGGGGAAATTTAAAAAGTCAATTTTGGATTTCGGCGTTTCCTTTCAGGGGCCTCCCTACGGTGACGACCCGAGCGACCAGAGGATGATCAAAGCCGGCTTTCGGTACTACAAGGAAATCTATCGAAACAGGTACCCGGAATCGGGGATGACAAAAGATGACGTGCTCAGGATCGCCGAGGGTGTCTTTACCGGCAGGCACGCTGGTTCGGAAGCCATTGCCAAATGGATTCTCGATGTGTTGGAGTAA
- a CDS encoding type II toxin-antitoxin system VapC family toxin, translating to MFVVDASVAIRWFTGDPSPQAEEVLAAMVDAPGRFAVPELFLFECLAVLARIMPNGLATFEEGILPVIGGGVLRVPMTAALARAARPFVVRGLTGYDACYAALARELDGVWLTLDRKAHGRLGSGGDAFLLDAGERLPL from the coding sequence ATGTTCGTGGTGGACGCCTCGGTGGCCATCCGCTGGTTCACCGGCGACCCGTCGCCTCAGGCCGAGGAGGTGCTCGCGGCCATGGTCGACGCCCCGGGGCGCTTCGCCGTTCCGGAGTTGTTCCTGTTCGAATGCCTTGCCGTGCTCGCACGGATCATGCCCAACGGCCTTGCGACATTCGAGGAGGGGATTTTGCCGGTCATCGGGGGCGGGGTCTTGCGCGTTCCGATGACCGCGGCCCTGGCGCGGGCCGCGCGCCCCTTCGTGGTCCGGGGCCTGACGGGATACGACGCCTGCTACGCCGCCCTGGCCAGGGAACTGGACGGAGTCTGGCTGACCTTGGATCGAAAGGCGCACGGCCGACTGGGTTCGGGCGGTGACGCCTTCTTGCTCGACGCCGGGGAACGGCTGCCTTTGTAA
- a CDS encoding type II toxin-antitoxin system Phd/YefM family antitoxin: protein METVNALTLRNRLGAVLDRLAQTGEPIAVSKGRVIQAFLVTPADFERRFLDYQSEEKKRALLAKVRSLRRPDVDPEKGLAALRELRGESGAAG from the coding sequence ATGGAGACCGTGAACGCCCTGACCCTGCGCAACCGCCTTGGCGCGGTGCTTGATCGGCTGGCCCAGACCGGGGAACCCATCGCCGTCAGCAAGGGCCGGGTGATCCAGGCGTTCCTGGTGACCCCGGCCGATTTTGAACGGCGCTTCCTGGACTATCAGTCCGAGGAGAAAAAACGCGCCTTGCTGGCCAAGGTGCGCTCCCTGCGCCGGCCGGACGTGGACCCGGAAAAGGGACTGGCCGCCTTGCGTGAACTGCGGGGCGAGTCCGGGGCGGCCGGGTGA
- a CDS encoding sensor histidine kinase, with the protein MATHLDISDLPAKLTELEAFALEHNDYRVKRIVGELKRFAKMHAASQALLREENLGLRKEVDKLKKQTSTLQSQVETAFESYHSSLITFEKFRSGIRIVEQMRNHEDLPGIVEGIKKLFNLRAVGLLLDEAEYSQFLPDTIRRAPRETLARAMAEVIPDPARRASFMGPVTDVGNLEFFFGPSILGGGGAPRLGSCFIYPLKDKFGPQKMVGVIGFFDGNPKRYAKEKRADFLEHFCDILGYAVVDVTDRKKAEALREDVERMTRHDLKSPLTAILTLPQLFRREGNLTPRQVDMLNLVQSAGYRMLHMINQSLDLYRMERGAYELTPQPVDLLPILDNIAAELRGVAEAKDLAMDIVVRGRPRQEGDSFVIRGEEMLCYTMFSNLVRNALEASPQGGRVTVELSENAAQEVAVRNAGSVPREIRSRFFQKYVTAGKKDGTGLGTYGARLIAQTHGGRIRMETSESQGTTVTVYFPG; encoded by the coding sequence ATGGCCACGCACCTCGACATTTCGGATCTCCCCGCCAAGCTCACCGAGCTCGAGGCCTTCGCCCTGGAGCACAACGACTACCGGGTCAAACGGATCGTCGGCGAACTCAAGCGGTTCGCCAAGATGCACGCCGCCAGCCAGGCCCTTTTGCGCGAGGAGAACCTGGGACTGCGAAAAGAGGTGGACAAGCTCAAAAAACAGACCTCCACCCTGCAATCCCAGGTCGAAACCGCCTTCGAGAGCTACCACTCCAGCCTGATCACCTTCGAGAAATTCCGCTCCGGTATCCGCATCGTGGAACAGATGCGCAATCACGAGGACCTGCCGGGCATCGTGGAGGGCATCAAAAAGCTCTTCAACCTGCGGGCTGTGGGCCTTCTGCTCGACGAGGCCGAATACAGCCAGTTTTTGCCGGACACCATCCGCCGCGCCCCACGCGAAACGCTCGCCCGGGCCATGGCCGAGGTCATCCCCGACCCCGCCCGCCGGGCCTCGTTCATGGGGCCGGTGACCGATGTGGGAAACCTGGAGTTCTTCTTCGGACCATCCATCCTGGGCGGCGGCGGCGCGCCCCGCCTTGGCTCGTGCTTCATCTATCCCCTGAAAGACAAGTTCGGCCCCCAGAAGATGGTCGGGGTCATCGGGTTCTTCGACGGCAACCCCAAGCGCTACGCCAAGGAGAAACGCGCCGATTTCCTGGAGCATTTCTGCGACATCCTGGGGTACGCCGTGGTCGACGTCACGGACCGCAAAAAGGCCGAGGCCCTGCGCGAGGACGTGGAGCGCATGACCCGCCACGACCTCAAGTCCCCGCTCACAGCCATCCTGACCCTGCCGCAGCTCTTTCGGCGCGAGGGCAACCTCACCCCGCGCCAGGTGGACATGCTCAATCTGGTGCAAAGCGCCGGCTACCGCATGCTGCACATGATCAACCAGTCCCTGGACCTCTACCGCATGGAACGGGGGGCCTACGAACTGACCCCGCAGCCCGTGGACCTTCTGCCCATCCTGGACAACATCGCGGCGGAGCTTCGCGGGGTGGCCGAGGCCAAGGACCTGGCCATGGACATCGTGGTGCGCGGCCGGCCACGCCAGGAGGGGGATTCCTTCGTGATCCGGGGCGAGGAGATGCTGTGCTACACCATGTTCTCGAACCTGGTGCGCAACGCCCTGGAGGCCTCGCCGCAAGGCGGCCGGGTCACTGTGGAACTGTCCGAGAACGCGGCCCAGGAGGTGGCCGTGCGCAACGCCGGCAGCGTGCCCAGGGAGATCCGCTCCCGGTTCTTCCAGAAATACGTGACCGCCGGCAAAAAGGACGGCACGGGACTTGGCACCTACGGGGCCAGGCTCATCGCCCAGACCCACGGCGGCCGCATCCGCATGGAGACCTCAGAGTCCCAGGGCACCACGGTCACAGTCTATTTCCCCGGATAG